A genomic segment from Nicotiana tabacum cultivar K326 chromosome 9, ASM71507v2, whole genome shotgun sequence encodes:
- the LOC107807152 gene encoding methionine--tRNA ligase, cytoplasmic, with product MGDSSTAGNGDYLPPTTPKLPIPGKRNILITSALPYVNNVPHLGNIIGSVLSADVFARYCRLRDYNAVYMCGTDEYGTATETKALEENSTPKQICDKYHAIHRDVYKWFDISFDQFGRTSTPQQTEVCQAIFNKLWENNWLSENTMQQPYCDTCKKFLADRLVEGNCPTPGCNYDSARGDQCEKCGKLLNPTELKDPRCKVCRNTPCIRDTDHLFLELPLLKDKLETYVNNMSVAGGWSQNAVHTTNAWLREGLKQRCITRDLKWGVPVPHEKYKEKVFYVWFDAPIGYVSITSCYTTEWEKWWKNPENVELYQFMGKDNVPFHTVIFPSTLLGTGENWTLMKTISVTEYLNYEAGKFSKSKGIGVFGNDAKDTNIPVEVWRYYLLTNRPEVSDTLFSWADLQAKLNSELLSNLGNFVNRVLSFIAKDLVSGYGSIIPNPEGAESHPLTKALGEKVGNYVEQYIEAMEKVKLKQGLKIAMSISGEGNGYLQESQFWKLYKEDKPSCSIVMSTAAGLVYLLACLLEPFIPSFSREVLKQLNFPPETQVSLADERGDVEKSKRPWHILPAGHKIGIPAPLFKELKDEEVEFYREKFAGSQADRNLKAEAEAKKITDQLNKAKISDANKKKERATKPSVAKSKGSASVEAEISISRLDIRVGLITRAQKHPDADSLYVEEIDVGEAQPRTVVSGLVNYIPLEEMQNRKVCVLCNLKPASMRGIKSQAMVLAASSSDHTRVELVEPPKDAAIGERVTFPGFDGTPDDVLNPKKKVWETLLVDLHSNKELVACYKDLPFTTSAGVCKVASISEGSIR from the exons ATGGGCGATTCTTCCACCGCCGGCAACGGCGACTATCTGCCGCCGACAACTCCCAAACTTCCGATACCGGGAAAACGGAACATCCTCATCACAAGCGCTTTGCCATACGTCAACAACGTTCCTCACCTCGGAAACATCATCGGAA GTGTGTTGAGTGCGGACGTGTTCGCGAGATACTGTAGGCTTCGGGATTACAATGCAGTATACATGTGTGGTACTGATGAATATGGCACGGCTACTGAGACTAAAGCTTTGGAAGAAAATTCTACTCCCAAGCAAATTTGTGACAA ATACCATGCAATTCATAGAGATGTTTATAAATGGTTTGATATAAGCTTCGATCAATTTGGACGCACGTCTACTCCACAACAGACGGAAGTTTGTCAGGCGATCTTTAACAAGCTTTGGGAGAATAATTGGCTCTCTGAGAACACTATGCAGCAG CCGTACTGTGACACATGCAAAAAGTTTTTGGCGGACCGGCTTGTAGAGGGTAACTGCCCAACACCAGGTTGCAACTATGATTCTGCACGTGGAGATCAATGTGAGAAGTGTGGGAAACTCTTAAATCCCACTGAACTGAAGGATCCAAGATGCAAG GTCTGTCGTAACACCCCTTGCATCCGAGATACAGACCATTTGTTCCTTGAGCTCCCTTTGCTAAAGGATAAATTAGAAACTTACGTCAACAACATGTCAGTGGCTGGAGGATGGAGTCAGAATGCTGTCCACACAACAAATGCCTGGCTTAGAGAAGGACTAAAGCAAAGGTGTATAACTAGAGATTTGAAATGGGGGGTTCCAGTTCCacatgaaaaatacaaggagaag GTTTTCTACGTGTGGTTCGACGCTCCTATTGGATATGTATCAATAACATCATGCTATACAACAGAGTGGGAGAAGTGGTGGAAGAATCCAGAGAATGTGGAGCTCTATCAGTTTATGGGCAAAGATAATGTGCCTTTTCACACT GTGATTTTCCCATCTACGCTACTTGGAACTGGTGAAAACTGGACTCTTATGAAGACTATCAGTGTAACAGAATACTTGAACTATGAAGCAG GCAAGTTCTCGAAGAGTAAGGGCATAGGAGTATTCGGTAATGATGCAAAAGATACAAACATTCCTGTAGAAGTATGGAGATATTACTTGCTGACAAACAGGCCAGAG GTGTCGGACACTTTGTTTAGCTGGGCAGATTTACAAGCAAAGTTAAACAGCGAGTTGCTAAGCAACTTAGGCAATTTCGTCAATAGAGTCCTAAGTTTCATTGCAAAAGATCTGG TTTCAGGTTATGGTTCCATAATTCCCAATCCTGAAGGAGCTGAATCACACCCTTTAACTAAGGCCTTGGGTGAAAAAGTTGGAAATTATGTGGAGCAATATATAGAAGCTATGGAGAAG GTTAAATTGAAGCAAGGCTTGAAGATTGCTATGTCTATTTCTGGAGAAGGAAACGGTTATTTGCAA GAGAGCCAGTTCTGGAAACTTTACAAGGAAGATAAGCCATCGTGTTCCATAGTGATGAGCACTGCTGCTGGCCTAGTGTATCTTCTTGCATGTCTTTTAGAGCCATTTATACCATCCTTTTCACGTGAG GTGCTTAAGCAGCTGAACTTTCCTCCTGAAACACAAGTTTCACTGGCTGATGAAAGAGGTGACGTTGAAAAAAGCAAACGACCATGGCATATTCTACCTGCAGGACACAAAATTGGAATACCAGCACCATTGTTCAAGGAGCTG AAAGATGAAGAAGTTGAATTTTACAGAGAGAAGTTTGCCGGAAGTCAAGCAGATAGGAATTTGAAGGCAGAAGCCGAGGCAAAGAAGATCACTGATCAATTGAACAAAGCAAAAATCTCTG ATGCTAATAAGAAGAAAGAGCGTGCTACAAAACCTTCTGTAGCCAAATCTAAGGGGTCAGCCTCTGTTGAAGCAGAAATTTCGATTAGCAGACTCGATATTCGTGTTGGTCTCATTACAAGAGCACAGAAACATCCCGATGCTGATTCATTGTATGTTGAAGAGATTGATGTCGGTGAAGCTCAGCCCAGAACTGTTGTTAGTGGCCTTGTAAATTATATTCCTCTGGAGGAGATGCAG AATCGGAAGGTTTGTGTTCTATGCAACCTAAAACCAGCAAGCATGAGGGGCATAAAATCCCAGGCAATGGTTCTTGCTGCTTCTAGTAGTGATCACACTAGG GTTGAACTAGTTGAGCCACCTAAAGATGCTGCCATTGGTGAAAGAGTAACTTTCCCCGGGTTTGATGGCACTCCCGATGATGTCTTGAACCCTAAGAAGAAGGTTTGGGAAACTCTTCTGGTGGACCTGCACTCAAATAAGGAGTTGGTCGCTTGCTATAAAGATTTGCCATTCACCACTTCAGCTGGTGTTTGCAAAGTTGCATCCATTTCTGAAGGATCAATTAGGTAA